The Lichenihabitans psoromatis genome contains a region encoding:
- a CDS encoding CpaD family pilus assembly lipoprotein produces MMRASIAAFSLSALLAGCTNEAADLGRSPPVLLASVNRELVFAPHQPNGRLAWRARLKHDIAVVSDGERQAVRAHIVASSAREAETLRRALVGNGIDPSRITATAPPPPAREASVLLTRAVAGTPDCADAITPAFGGDPLPSLMSLATCTQSSNLAAMLVDPADLVAPPRLAPSDGAYLAAGVTSWRANRRTGEPSVDTTGASPDAGGGSASGGSTSAAAPTTSTAASTGNTIATPAATVTTP; encoded by the coding sequence ATGATGCGCGCATCGATCGCGGCTTTCAGCCTGTCGGCCCTGCTGGCCGGCTGCACCAACGAGGCCGCCGACCTTGGTCGTTCGCCACCGGTTTTGTTGGCGAGCGTCAATCGCGAGCTCGTGTTTGCGCCGCATCAACCCAACGGCCGCCTCGCGTGGCGTGCCCGCCTGAAGCATGACATTGCCGTCGTCTCGGATGGCGAGCGACAAGCCGTTCGGGCCCATATCGTGGCGAGCAGCGCGCGAGAAGCCGAGACCCTCCGCCGTGCGCTGGTCGGCAACGGCATCGACCCCTCCCGCATTACGGCGACCGCTCCGCCGCCGCCAGCGCGCGAGGCCTCGGTGTTGCTGACCCGTGCTGTCGCGGGCACGCCGGATTGCGCCGACGCGATCACACCGGCGTTCGGTGGCGATCCTTTGCCGAGCTTGATGAGCCTTGCGACCTGCACCCAAAGCAGCAATCTCGCGGCCATGCTGGTCGACCCCGCCGACCTCGTCGCACCGCCGCGCCTCGCCCCTTCGGATGGTGCCTATCTGGCGGCTGGCGTCACGTCCTGGCGGGCCAATCGCCGGACGGGTGAACCCTCGGTCGACACGACCGGCGCATCGCCCGATGCTGGGGGTGGGTCGGCGTCCGGTGGATCGACCTCCGCTGCGGCACCGACAACCAGCACCGCCGCCTCCACCGGCAACACGATCGCGACACCGGCCGCAACCGTCACGACACCCTGA
- a CDS encoding tetratricopeptide repeat protein, with translation MPRCITPTRLARATSLLSALLSMGLCLAGCAALQDPEVSRQETVANDPAAMLRIADAAQKAGEVDGAVAFYRRAADLQPGSGTAQIGLARAQVDQGDVEQALATLDAAHKRMPADAHVTATLGKLLVAAHRPADALAVFRDGLQQDPHAVPLLIGQGVTLDKAGQHAEAQQSYRLALQVEPGNAAAQTDLALSETLAAGRTAPTVKSRVSRASGATAVD, from the coding sequence TTGCCTCGTTGCATCACCCCGACCCGCTTGGCGCGAGCGACCTCTCTTCTGTCGGCGCTTCTGTCGATGGGGCTTTGTCTCGCCGGCTGCGCCGCGCTGCAGGACCCCGAGGTGTCGCGACAGGAGACCGTCGCCAACGATCCCGCCGCGATGTTGAGAATCGCCGATGCGGCGCAGAAAGCCGGTGAGGTCGATGGCGCCGTCGCGTTCTATCGCCGTGCGGCGGACCTTCAGCCCGGCTCGGGGACGGCCCAGATCGGGCTGGCGCGCGCGCAGGTCGACCAGGGCGACGTCGAGCAGGCGCTTGCGACTCTCGACGCCGCGCATAAGCGCATGCCAGCCGATGCTCACGTCACGGCCACGCTGGGCAAGCTCCTGGTGGCGGCCCATCGACCTGCGGACGCGCTTGCGGTTTTCCGTGATGGCTTGCAGCAGGATCCGCATGCGGTGCCGCTGCTAATCGGGCAGGGCGTTACGCTCGACAAGGCGGGTCAGCACGCCGAGGCGCAACAGTCCTACCGGCTCGCCCTTCAGGTGGAGCCCGGTAATGCTGCGGCTCAGACGGATCTGGCGCTGTCCGAAACTCTTGCGGCCGGCCGTACGGCGCCGACCGTGAAATCCCGCGTCTCTCGGGCCTCAGGCGCCACCGCCGTCGATTGA